A stretch of Lactuca sativa cultivar Salinas chromosome 6, Lsat_Salinas_v11, whole genome shotgun sequence DNA encodes these proteins:
- the LOC111886866 gene encoding protein NRT1/ PTR FAMILY 6.3 — MALPELQVAKTLSDAWDYKGQPAHRATTGGWISAAMILGVEACERLATLGIAVNLVTYLTGTMHFGNASSANDVTNFLGTSFMLCLLGGFVADTFLGRYLTIAIFAAVQATGVTLLTITTAIPSLKPPKCTPDSGNSCAKATEVQLTFLYLALYLTALGTGGLKSSVSGFGSDQFDESDKGEKTQMVAFFSWFFFFISIGSLGAVTVLVYIQDNLGRRWGYGIVACVIVTGLVIFLLGTKRYRFKKLVGSPLTQIASVFVGAWKKRHMELPSDPSLLFNVDDIVINEGADSKKSKQKLPHSKEYRFLDKAAIKDGERSFESLATVDKWNLSTLTDVEEVKMVIRMLPTWATTILFWTVYAQMTTLSVSQATTMNRHIGNSFQIPAASLTVFFVGSILLTVPIYDRIIVPIAKRYLKHPQGLSPLQRIGIGLVLSILAMVAAAICEIKRLRVARSHGIVDDPSKVVPITVFMLAPQFVLVGAGEAFTYIGQLDFFLRECPKGMKTMSTGLFLSTLSLGFFFSSILVTIVHKITGDKKPWIADNLNQGRLYNFYWLLAILSLVNFGIFLVVAKGYVYKERRLAEEGIELEEDDFVGHA; from the exons ATGGCTCTCCCTGAATTACAGGTAGCAAAAACTCTAAGTGATGCTTGGGACTACAAGGGTCAGCCGGCTCACCGTGCCACCACCGGTGGCTGGATTAGTGCCGCCATGATTCTAG GAGTGGAAGCATGTGAAAGGTTAGCGACTTTAGGTATCGCTGTAAATTTGGTGACATATTTGACCGGGACGATGCATTTTGGAAATGCTAGCTCCGCCAATGATGTCACCAATTTTTTGGGTACCTCTTTCATGTTATGTCTTCTTGGAGGTTTTGTTGCTGACACTTTTCTTGGCCG GTACCTCACCATCGCCATATTCGCAGCAGTTCAAGCAACG GGTGTGACACTTTTAACCATCACAACCGCCATCCCTAGCCTTAAACCACCAAAATGCACCCCTGACAGCGGCAACTCATGTGCTAAGGCTACCGAGGTCCAGCTGACGTTTCTCTACCTTGCACTCTACCTGACAGCTCTGGGGACTGGTGGACTCAAATCAAGTGTTTCGGGTTTTGGGTCAGACCAGTTTGATGAGTCCGATAAAGGGGAAAAGACCCAAATGGTGGCTTTCTTCAGCTGGTTCTTCTTCTTCATAAGTATCGGGTCACTTGGGGCAGTTACTGTTCTTGTTTATATCCAGGACAATCTTGGTCGTCGTTGGGGGTATGGGATCGTGGCTTGTGTCATTGTTACGGGGTTGGTGATCTTCTTGTTGGGTACAAAAAGGTATCGGTTCAAGAAGCTTGTGGGTAGTCCTTTAACACAGATAGCTTCGGTTTTCGTGGGGGCATGGAAGAAGAGACACATGGAGCTTCCTTCGGATCCTTCCTTATTGTTCAACGTGGATGATATTGTAATTAACGAAGGAGCTGATAGCAAGAAAAGCAAGCAGAAGTTGCCACACAGCAAAGAATATCG TTTCCTTGACAAGGCAGCAATTAAAGATGGAGAAAGATCATTCGAATCACTAGCTACAGTCGACAAATGGAATCTTTCAACTTTAACTGATGTCGAGGAAGTGAAAATGGTGATCAGAATGTTACCAACTTGGGCTACCACAATACTATTTTGGACAGTTTATGCCCAAATGACCACACTCTCAGTGTCACAAGCTACCACAATGAATAGACACATCGGAAACTCTTTTCAGATCCCTGCCGCTTCCCTTACAGTTTTCTTTGTAGGAAGCATTCTTTTAACGGTGCCAATCTATGATCGGATCATTGTTCCAATTGCCAAACGGTATCTCAAACACCCACAAGGGCTAAGCCCTCTACAGCGTATAGGAATAGGACTAGTCCTATCCATCTTAGCCATGGTTGCAGCTGCTATATGCGAGATCAAACGACTACGAGTTGCTAGGTCTCATGGCATAGTAGATGATCCCTCTAAGGTGGTCCCAATAACAGTCTTTATGTTGGCTCCGCAGTTTGTATTAGTGGGTGCAGGTGAGGCGTTTACTTACATAGGACAGCTTGACTTCTTCTTAAGGGAGTGCCCAAAAGGGATGAAAACAATGAGCACTGGATTGTTTCTAAGCACATTATCGTTAGGGTTCTTCTTTAGCTCTATTTTGGTGACAATAGTTCACAAGATTACAGGAGACAAGAAGCCATGGATAGCTGATAACTTGAACCAGGGGAGGCTTTACAACTTCTATTGGTTACTTGCAATTTTAAGCCTCGTGAACTTTGGGATATTTCTGGTTGTGGCAAAAGGTTATGTCTACAAGGAGCGTAGGCTTGCTGAAGAAGGCATCGAGTTGGAAGAGGATGACTTTGTAGGCCATGCATAA